The Bacteroidales bacterium genome segment GGCACGGTCATTTTGTCTTTACGGCCTACGCTGAAAAACAAGCGGGTAAAGCCGGCTTCTTTGCCAGCGGGGCGTTCTTTGGTGGCACGGCGTTCGCGTTTGCTCTGGCGGCCTTCTTCCTTATCCCACTTGTTGTAGCTTCCGCTTTCGTCCACGTTGATGTCTTCGGCGTCGCGGTAATAGTCGAGGAAGCGGTTAAATTCGAGCGAGACAAAGCGCTTGATGATCTCCTCGCGGTTCATCCATTCGAGCTTGCGGTAGATCACCGGCAGGAAGGAGTCAATTTCTTCATTTTTCAGGTCCACTTTTTCCATGTTGTCAATCATGTGGAAGAGTTGTTTTTCGCACACCTGCACCCCTGTTGGGATCTTGGCCTTGGCAAATTCCTGTCCAACGAGTTTGCTGATCAGCCGGATTTTTCCTTTTTCCTTCAGGTTGATGATGCTGACGCTGGTTCCTGTTTTGTCGGCTCTGCCGGTGCGTCCGCTGCGGTGGAGGTAAATCTCCGCTTCGTCGGGGAGGTTGTAGTTGATCACGTGGGTGAGGTCGGTTACATCTAGGCCGCGGGCAGCCACGTCGGTGGCTACGAGCATCTGCAGGTTACGGCTGCGGAAGCGGTTCATCACGTGGTCGCGCTGTGCCTGCGAGAGGTCGCCGTGCAGCGAGTCGGCGTTGTATCCGTCGCGGATGAGCGAGTCGGCGATTTCCTGTGTTTCGCGGCGTGTGCGGCAAAAGACAATGGCATAAATGTTCGGGTTGAAGTCGGCAACGCGTTTCAATGCAACATAACGATCTCTGGCCTGAACCAGATAATAAATGTGTCGTACGTTGGCCGTTCCCTTGTTGCGTTGCCCGATGGTTTTGATCACCGGGTTGCGCATGTATTTTACCAGAATGCGTTCCACCTGGTCGGGTAAAGTGGCCGAAAAGAGCAGGGTGTGCTTGTCTTCGGGCATGGTCTGAAGGATGGTGTCCACATCTTCCTGAAAGCCCATGTCGAGCATTTCGTCGGCTTCGTCAAGGATGGCCCAGATCACTTCGCTCAGATCCACCTTGCGGCGGCGGATCATGTCGTTCATCCGGCCTGGGGTGCCAACGATGATGTGTGGCGTGTCGGCCAGCTGTTTAAACTGTGTTTCGATACTCGAGCCGCCATATACGGCCACGATTTTGACTTTCGGCATGAAGGCGGCGTATTTCCCCAGATCACTTGCAATCTGAAGGCACAGCTCGCGGGTTGGGCAAAGCACTACCGCCTGTGTTTTGCGGAGTGAAGTATCAATAAGCTGCAGCACGGGCAATCCGAAGGCTGCTGTTTTGCCGGTTCCGGTTTGTGCAAGGCCAACGATGTCGGTGGGATTTTCCAGTAAGAGAGGGATAATTTCGGCCTGCACAGGCATTGGTTCACTAAATCCGAGGGCCGCTACCGCTTGTTGGAGGGCAGGACTTAGTCCAAGTTCTTGAAAATTAAGCATAAAAATAGAATAAAATTGAGGCGGCAAAGGTAGGGTAATTAATTGTAGTGGGAATTTTTTTTGTAGGGGAAAGGGGCAGGGGG includes the following:
- a CDS encoding DEAD/DEAH box helicase; this translates as MLNFQELGLSPALQQAVAALGFSEPMPVQAEIIPLLLENPTDIVGLAQTGTGKTAAFGLPVLQLIDTSLRKTQAVVLCPTRELCLQIASDLGKYAAFMPKVKIVAVYGGSSIETQFKQLADTPHIIVGTPGRMNDMIRRRKVDLSEVIWAILDEADEMLDMGFQEDVDTILQTMPEDKHTLLFSATLPDQVERILVKYMRNPVIKTIGQRNKGTANVRHIYYLVQARDRYVALKRVADFNPNIYAIVFCRTRRETQEIADSLIRDGYNADSLHGDLSQAQRDHVMNRFRSRNLQMLVATDVAARGLDVTDLTHVINYNLPDEAEIYLHRSGRTGRADKTGTSVSIINLKEKGKIRLISKLVGQEFAKAKIPTGVQVCEKQLFHMIDNMEKVDLKNEEIDSFLPVIYRKLEWMNREEIIKRFVSLEFNRFLDYYRDAEDINVDESGSYNKWDKEEGRQSKRERRATKERPAGKEAGFTRLFFSVGRKDKMTVPKLIGLVNEVTRTRDVKIGRIDIKDNFSFLEISSDSDELVMSAFANQRLNKTGVHVEPAEPPRTDKPDKKGKKEKGSWDKGGKSFFDTKRKGKPGRR